From the genome of Arthrobacter russicus:
CCACCCGGATTTGGCCGACCGGAACTACCGGTCGGACTTCGACGCCTTCGCCTGGCAACCGGCTTCGGACGCCGAATTGGCCGCTTGGCAACAAGGGAACACCGGCTACCCCTTGGTCGACGCCGGAATGCGGCAACTGTGGCAGACCGGTTGGATGCACAACCGGGTACGGATGGTCGTGGCCAGTTTTCTGGTCAAAAACCTGTTGATCGACTGGCGGGCCGGCGAACAGTGGTTCTGGGACACCCTCGTCGACGCCGATGCCGCCAGCAATCCGGCGAATTGGCAGTGGGTGGCCGGATCGGGCGCCGACGCCGCACCGTATTTCCGAGTGTTCAATCCGGTCACCCAATCGAAGAAGTTCGACGCCGATGGGAAATATTTGCGCAGCTTCCTCCCGGAGTTGGCGGGGTTGCCCGCCCCGGTGATCCACGAACCCTGGAAACACCCGACCGCACTCGACGAAATGCCGTTGGACTATCCGGAGCCGTTGGTCGAGCTCGGCCCCTCCCGGCAGCGCGCGCTCGACGCCTATGCCCGGCTGCGCGACGGGAATGTGCCGGGCGCCGCACCGTCGTAGCGCGGCAGCCGGGTCGGCCGGTGCAGAGCGGAGCGCAGCCAATCAGAGCGCAGCCAAATTGCACAGCACCATGGCGAGTTGCGGTTTCGGCGAAAACGAGGTGGCTTTTTCCGGAAGGGTCAGATCTGATTGGGCTACCGCCAGCACCTCGTCGAACGACATGCCTTTGAGGATCACCGCAGTGCCACCGGTGACCGCCGCCAGCTCCACCGCGCTCTCCCAGGCATGCCGGTATTCGAGTTCCGAGGACACCACGTCCAGCAACGGGAAAAGCCGGGAATGCGCCTGCACCACGTCGGGATTCTGGTCTTCGCCGCCCACCAGATGCCAATAGTTGCCGCCGCCCAGGAGGAACACCGCCTCCGGGTCGAGCAGAAAGCTCGCTTCCGCGGTCGCAGCACTGCAGACCAGCGTTTCGACTGAACCGGACCAGCCTCTGCGATGCAGCAGATCGGAGACCGATTCCGGAGCCAGATCCGGCACGATCCGGTGGATCGGCCCCAGGGCCAGGGCGGCATCCTGGGCATCGATGACCATGGCCAGCACCCGGCCGGGGCCGTGCGGCCGTTCCGGGCCGCACTTGTGCGCGGCATAACGGTGGTGCCCGTCCGCCAGCAGGGCCGGAACCTCGGAAAGCCCCGAAGTCAGCAGATAGTGCAAGCCGGGATCGGATACCGTCCATAGCCGGTGGTATTCATCCTGCGGACCGAACAACTCCAGCACCGGCGGTGCTGCGGTCACCGCCCGTACCGCGTCCCGGACCGAGTCGCCGAACGCCTGCACCAACAGCACCGGCTCCACGTCCAGCCTGCCCTCGTCCACCCGTCGGCAGAACCCGTCCAGGGCGGATTCCACCAAGCCCTCATGCGGCAGCACGCGTCGGTCCACATCGGATGCGCGCAGGTCCAAAGCACCGATCACCCCGCGCACCAGCTGACCGGCCACCCGGTATTCATAGATGTAATGCTGCGGCGTGCGGTCTGCGAACAGCACGCCTTCGGCAATCCATTGCCGGAGTTGGTCCTGTACCAACCCCTGTTCCTGGGCCCAGGAAAGGTGCAGGATGCTCCGCGGATCCCGGCGTTTGAGGATTTCCACGTCGGAATCAGTGGCTTCCTCGCCGGAAGTACTCAGCAGCAGCGACTGTTTGGCATAGTCGGATTCCGCGAAACGAATTCCGGCGAAGGGCTGCAGAACCGGCCCCGCGGCACTGGATCTCCCGGACGTGCGACCGCCCGGCTCGAGCGGTTCGAGCGCGATTTCAGGAAGCGACATGGGCTGGGCCCTTCAATTCGGCCAACAAGGCGTCCGCATAGCCGCGGACCTCGTCCGGTGCCAACAGGTCGTCGTGACGGGCCGGCACCGGGATCGCCCGGACCCTCCCCCGGGTGTGGGCCGCCCAACTCTGCTCCGGATCGGCCGGGGTCTCGGCCTCCAGCGTCGCGACCACCAACTGGATGTCCGCGTTCACCTGACCCGGCCGGAAGCGCTGGCCCATATCGGCGTGCGCCCGGGTTACCCGGACCACCCGCCGCAGCCCCTCCTCACCGAGGTCCGAAAGCCCTCCGCCGTGCTGTTTCCACGCCCGGGCGATCGCCGCATAGTCCAGTTCCCGAATGGCCCCCGCCAGCTTCGGTGCCAGGGCGTCTCCGGTGTCCAACCGGAGCAGCTGGCCCAACACCCAGTCTTCGCTCGGGATCGCTTCGGCTTCCAGCAGCGGGTAGGCGTCCAGAATGCCCAAATATTCGACGGTTTCGCCGATTGCTTCCAGTGCTTCGGCGACCGCGTGCGCCACCAGACCGCCGAAGGACCAGCCCAACAACCGGTAAGGCCCGTGGCTTTGCACCGATCGGATCCGGTGCAGATAAGCCGCCGCGAGATCCCGGATCCCGAACTCGCCGTGTGGGCCGTAGCGGTTGAAATCGGCTTGCAGGCCGAGCACCGGAAGGTCCGCGGGCAGTTCCGGAAGCAAAGACATGTACGGCCAGGCCAAGCCCACGCCGCCGTGCAGCACGAAGAGCGGGTGCTGCTCACCTTCGTTCCGCAACGGCAGCGTCGGCGCCAGGGCCGGCAGCGGCTCCAGGGTCAGCGCCGCCACGGTTGTCTCGACCCATCGTTCGAAGTAGCCGATCACGGTTTCCGCGAGGTCGTCGGGCAGCCGGCTCGGCGACCAGTTCCAGGACACCAGCAGCGTGCCGTCATTTTCGCTGAGCGCATCGGCGCTCAGTTCGAATCCGAGTCCGGCGGGTACGGCTTCGTCCCATTCCTCCTGCCGCGGCGACAAGCTCCACCCCGGCAAGGAGCTGCCGGCTCCGGCCTGGCCCAAATAGTTGAACGCATAGGGGGCTTCGCCCGGCCGGTCCTCCGCGCTGCGGCCGGTCAGCAGCGCTGCATAGCCGCGCCCGTCGCGCGGCACCCTGGCCCGGGCCCAGATCACCGAGGCGATGCTGTCCTCGATCTGGCGGCGTGCCGAATCCGCCGACGCCCCGGCTTCGTGGCAGAGCGGCACCCGGATCGGGAATGCCGAAGTGAACCACCCCATGGTCCCGGAAACATCGGTCCCGGGCTGCAGCGGAATCCGGCCTTGCGATTCGACTTCGACCACGACGGCGGGAAGCTCTCCCCGGGCTTCGCCGACAGCCCGGCAGAAACTGGCCAGCAGTACCGGTTCGAGGCTGATCCCCCGGGATTCGGCGGCCTCGGTCAGCCGCTCCATGGTGGCTGCGGGAATCTTTGAGGTCCGCGATCGGCCGCCGGCCGGATCGGCCAATGGCGCCGGAGGCAGGCCTGCGGTCACCGCTTGCCAATACGCCGACTCGTCCGTCCACGGCTGCTCCGGATCCGCCAAACCCATGGCCCAACTGCGGTAAGCGGTTGTCGGCCGGCTGGGCCACTGGACTTCGGCCCCGGGTCCGCTCCGGTAAGCGGCCAATAGGTCCGGTACCAGCACCTCCCAGGAGGCCGCATCCAGGGCCAGGTGGTGGACTGCGATCACCACGTGGTCCCGATCCGGGCCCGGCACGATCCGGGTGCTCATCAGTTCGCCCGGAAGCGGCGCCAGATCCGCGCGGGCCGCGCGGACCGCCGAACCGATGTCCGACGAACCGATGTCGGCTGCACCAATCTCCGCCGCGTCAGTCTCCGCTGCGTCACGTTCCGCCGCGTCATTCTCAGCTGCCTCGCCTCGGGCGTGCCGCGGCACTCCGAGCGCGGAAGCTGCGACGATTTCGGCGGTCTCGGAACTGCCGTCCCAGCGCAGCCGCAGCGCGTCATGCCGGCCGGTCACGGCCTGGCAGGCGGCAGCCCAGCGCACCCCGTCGACGGGCTCCTCGGCGGCCAGCACGATCCACTGGTCGAAGCCTTCGAGTCCACCGGCCCGCTGCGCCTGGCGTAGGAATTCCGGCGGTACCGGGAAGCTCCCGACGCCGTCCCGGTCCGGTTCGGCGATCTCGGCACCGCCCAACCACGCGGCGAGCGCAGCCGGCGTCCGATGTGTGAAGATCTGCGCGAGGCCCAGGCTGTGCCCGGCCTTGGCCAGCGCGGTCAGCACCCGGACCGAGCGCAGACTGTCGCCGCCGATCGCGAAGAAGTCGTCGTGCCGAGCCACCGCCGGCACCCCGATGACGTCCGCGAAGATGGCGCAGACCAGGGTTTCCAGGTCGCCGCGCGGACCCTCGAATGGCTGATCCGACGCTTCCGGGACCGGCACCACGAGCGATTTCAGGTCCACTTTTCCGTTGGCGGTCAACGGCAACCGGTCCAGCACCGTCCAAGCGCTCGGCCGCATCGGCACCGGCAACCGGTCCGCCATCACCCGGGTCAGTTCGTCGACCGCGACCTGGCCCGAGACATAGCCGAACAGTTCCAGCGGATGCTCCGCGGAGCGCCGCGCCGCGATCACCGCCGCGGCCAGCACCGAGGGGATTTCCCGGGCCACGGCTTCGATCTCCGCGGTCTCGATCCGATGGCCGCGGATCTTCACCTGGTGATCGCGCCGGCCTTTGAACTCAAGCCCGTCCTCGCCCAGCAGTACGATGTCGCCGGTCCGGTAGAACCTGCCGCCACCGCCGCGCGGGTCGGCGACGAACGTCGTCGCAGTCTGCCCCGGGCGGCCCAGATAGCCGATGCCCACCCCGGTTCCGGCAACATAGAGTTCCCCTCTCACGCCAGGCGGGCAGGGTTGCAAATCATCGTTGAGCACCAGGAGCTCGGTATTCTGCAACGCGGTGCCGATCGGCGCAGTAGTGCGACCGGGGTTGCTGCCGAGCTCGAATTCCGCGTGCGTGACGTCGTCCGAACACTCGGTGGGCCCGTAGGCATTGACCAGGATGTCCTCCGGATGCCCCTGGAGCCAGGCGCGGACCGAATCCGCGGGCAGGGCTTCTCCGGTCAGCAGCAGCCGGCGCAGATCGGGGATCTCCGGCAACGGCCGGCCAGCCGATTCGGCTTCGATCGCCACGCCGAGCAAGGATGGCACGATTTCCAGCACCGTGGTCCGCTGTTGCGCCGCCCAGCCCCAGAGCGCATGCGGATCGGCGACCGCACTGCGCGGCGGGACCGCGGTGGCACCGCCGACCATGAGCGCACAAAGCAGCTGCCACAGCGAAATGTCGAAGGTCAGCGCAGCATTGGCTAGCACCACGTCGTCCGGAGTCAGCGCGAGCGTATCGACCTTCGCGGCCAGGTGGTTCGCCAGACCGGCCCGGTGGATCAAGGCGCCCTTGGGCTTTCCGGTCGAACCGGAAGTGAACAGCAGATAGGCTGCTTGTCCGGGCCGAATGGCCTGGCCGCCCACCAATGCCGCGAGCGATTCCAACGGATCGCCGAGCACCGGTTCCGCCGGCAGCGCCTCGAGGTCCACGACCCGGGAAGCCGACCGAGCAGCAGCCAGAGCCGATTCCAGCAGCTCCCGGAACCGGGCATCCGCCAGGACCGCCTGCGGCTGGGCCGATTCCAGGACGGTCGCGATCCGGGCCGCCGGCGAAGCGCAGTCCAGCGGAAGGTAGACCGCGCCGATGGCCCAGATCGCGAGCAGGCAGGCCGGGCTCTGCGCATCGGTCTCCCGGGCCACCGCGACCACGTCGCCAGAACCGACGCCTTGCAGCAGCAACTCCTCGGCCAGCAATCCGGCCTGCGCGGCCAATTGCCGGTAGCTCAGCGAAATCCCGTCCGGACCGATCACCGCCTTGGCATAACGATGTGCTTCGGCGACCTCGAGGAAACGCAGCATCACGTCTTGCGGCGCAGCGGTTTCCGGACCGGTCAGAGCTGTGGCCAGTTGCACCCGGTCCTGCGGAAGCATTACCGATGCTGCTCGGACCGGCCGTTCCGGCTGCTGCACGAGTTGTTCCAGAACCGTCACGAACCGCGCTGCGAGCCGCTCCGCACCGCGGCCGGTGAACAGATCCGTGGCGTACTCCACGTGCAGCCGCAGTGCCGGTTCGGTTCCTCTGGTTTCGACGAATTCGAACGACAGGTCGAACTTGGCGGTATCGCTGCCCAGGGTTTCCAAACGCAGCTCGCCGGCCGGCGGTGCGGGCTCTTCCACGGTGTAGCCGAGATAGGTCTGGAAGACCGGGTGCCGATCGGCGTTGCGTTCGACCGCAAGCCGTTCCAGCACCAATTCGAAGGGCACTGCCTGCTGCGCGAAGCACGCCACGTCGGTGCGCCGTACCCCGCGCAGCACATCGCTGAACGACGCCGCACCCGGCACCCTGGTCCGCAGCACGACCGTGTTGAGGAAAGGCCCGACCGTCTGTTCCGCAGCCAGGTCGAGCCGTGCGGTAGTGGCAGTGCCCAGTGGGAGGTCTTCGCCCGCACCGAGATTCCGGTAGAGCACACCGAGCGCACCTTGCATCAGCATGAACATGGTGACCCCGGTGCGCCGGGCCAGGGTTTCCGCGGCTGCCGCCAGATCCGCCGGAATCGTGACCGAGACGATGTCGCCCCGATGGCTCTCCACCTGGGGACGCGGCAGTTCGAACGGCAAAGCCAGCTCGGACGGGGCGTCGGCGAGCTCCGCAGCCCAGAACTCCAAGCCGGGATTCCAGCGCCCCTCGGTGACGTCCCGGTCCTCGTCCGCGGTCAAGTCAAGGTAACGCAATCGGGCGCTGCCCAGTTCGGGTTCGACGCCGGCCGTCCGGGCCGCATAGGCGGCGTCCAGATCGGCCAGCAAGCGGTTCACCGACGTCGCGTCGACCGCGACATGGTGCATCGTCACGGCGACCGCCGCGGGTTCGCCCGATTCGTCCAGCACCAAAATCCCGCGGATCGGCGCTTCGGTCTCCAGATCGAAGCCGGCGCCCATGGCAGCCCGGAGTTCCGCGCTGCCTTCGGCGGCCGCACCCCGCAGCGTGGGCGGCAAATCGCGGTTGGCCAGGATCCGTTGTTCGAGTTCTCCGGTTTCCGGGTCCAACCGGATCACCGTGCGGAGAATCTCGTGCCGTTCCCGGAGGTCGTCCAGCGCTGCGGCGAATGCTTCGACGCTGAGTTTGCCGGTGGCCCGGATCAGGAACGGAAGATGGTAGGCGTCTGCGGCCCCTCCGGTCTGCGCCAACAGCCACAGCCGGCGCTGCGCCCGGCTCGCGGGCGCCAGGTCCCCGTCCCGGCGCACCGCCAGCGCCGTGCCGCCGACCGCAGCGCTGCCCCGGTAGACGGCGGCGAGCGAGCGCGGTGTGGGGTTCGCGAAAACCTGGTCCAAGGTGATGTCGAACCCGGTGCTCCGGCGCAGCCGGCTGACCAATCGCGCCGCGGTGATCGAATGGCCGCCGAGCCCGAAGAGATCCTCGTCCGGGCCGACCCGGTCCACGCCGAGCGCGCCGGCGAATTCGGCCTGCAGCAGATCGGTCAGACCGTCAGACACCGCACCGCTGCTGGAGTTCGCCGGGGCCTCGGGCGCTGGAAGCGCCTTCCGGTCGATCTTCCCGTTGGCGGTCAACGGCATCGCGTCCAACACCACGATGTGGCTGGGCACCATGTATTCGGGCAGCGCCGAACGCAACTGGCCGAGCAGTTCCGCCGAGACGTTCTCCACTCCGACGGCGGCCCGGACATAACCGACGAGCTGGCGCAGACCGTCGGCGCCAGTGTGCGCATGGGCAACCGCTTCCAGCACCTGGGGGGCCGCCCGGAGCGCGGCTTCGACCTCGCCGAGCTCCACCCGGTGCCCGCGGATTTTCACTTGGAAGTCGGAGCGCCCCGAATAGTGCAGCACTCCTGCGGCATCGAATTTCGCCAAATCCCCGGTACGGTACATCCGGGCGCCGCCGGGACCTCCGGGCTCCGGGACGAAACTCACTGCGGTGAGCTCCGGCCGGCCGCGGTAGCCGTGCGCCAGGCCGATGCCGGACAGATACAGATCGCCGACGACGCCGATCGGGCAGGGCCGCAACCAGGCGTCCAGTACCAGGGCCCGGGTCAGCGCAATCGGTCGGCCGATCGGCACCGGTCCGGTATGCCCGGCGGGCAGCGGGCAGGTGGTGGACCAGATGGTGGTTTCGGTCGGTCCGTAGCTGTTGAAAACCTGTTCCGCACCGGCGGTCAGGACTTCGGCCAGCGTCTCCGGCAATGCCTCGCCGCCCACCACAATGCGCAGTCCCCCGATCGATTCGGGGTGTTCTTCGGCCAGCGCACGCCACAACGACGGGGTGGCTTGCAGATGGCTGGGCTGGAAGCTGCGGATCGCCTCCGCGAGGCGGTCAAGGTCATGCACGGTGGCCGCATCGAGCAACGCCGTCTCGGCACCGGCCAAGAGGGTTCCGAGCAACTCGAACTCGGCAATGTCGAAAGTCAACGGGGTGACCGCGCACAACCGGCTCGATGGGCCCAGGCCCACCTGTCGCGCCATATCGTCGAGCAGGTTCCCGAAGGCCACATCGGGGACCGTCACGCCCTTCGGACGGCCGGTGGAACCGGAGGTGAAAATCGTATAGGCCGGGGTCTGCGCGCCGCGCGGAGCGCACTCGCCCAGCTCGGTCGGACTCGCCCCAGCATCGCTCAAGACCAGGAGATCGACAGCCCCGGCGCTGCGCAGCGCCGGCGCGGTCACCGGATCCACCAGCGTCACCCGGGGTTGCGCGTCGTCGAAGATCTGCCGGATCCGCTCCGCCGGGTAGCCCG
Proteins encoded in this window:
- a CDS encoding DUF1015 family protein, whose translation is MSLPEIALEPLEPGGRTSGRSSAAGPVLQPFAGIRFAESDYAKQSLLLSTSGEEATDSDVEILKRRDPRSILHLSWAQEQGLVQDQLRQWIAEGVLFADRTPQHYIYEYRVAGQLVRGVIGALDLRASDVDRRVLPHEGLVESALDGFCRRVDEGRLDVEPVLLVQAFGDSVRDAVRAVTAAPPVLELFGPQDEYHRLWTVSDPGLHYLLTSGLSEVPALLADGHHRYAAHKCGPERPHGPGRVLAMVIDAQDAALALGPIHRIVPDLAPESVSDLLHRRGWSGSVETLVCSAATAEASFLLDPEAVFLLGGGNYWHLVGGEDQNPDVVQAHSRLFPLLDVVSSELEYRHAWESAVELAAVTGGTAVILKGMSFDEVLAVAQSDLTLPEKATSFSPKPQLAMVLCNLAAL
- a CDS encoding non-ribosomal peptide synthetase, which gives rise to MSQHSIDDIVKLPPLAEGILLAATLDAGESDVYTVQAAIDLTGELDLEALREAGGKLLERHEMLRAAVRSDQAGRSWFVTVRGVDLPWRVCEAADEAAAEREERRERELRFDLERPPLLRALLLELGGRQYRLVLTLHHLILDGWSMPVILRDLLAFYHGTESALPQLARYTEYVTRVQAAADPETGELWKARLAACSGPTLLAQEPPGKATAGGAERRLRLDSGITVDDLAGLADWARESGCTFAAAAQVAWGLTLGAELGRTDVVYGTTLSRRRPEMTGFESMVGLFVNTVPVIVAPAAGTTLAELCRAQYESMLALDDAADRGLAQIQADLGMGALFDSLMLVENYPLDGVGEASSEGLQITGARVQDSTQYPLTVIVMPGSDVHLDVDPARLAPERAERIARRLCAVVRAMPGSGDRAVAALDLSLPEEPQWRAGHEFGPERRLSEDSWVQRIVHSLQARPDDVVYRGSRRLDLAADAQHPEAVITGSQFLADVAAITEQLRSAAVRPGDTVTVALGRAPRMVAALLAVAWRGAQYVPLDPGYPAERIRQIFDDAQPRVTLVDPVTAPALRSAGAVDLLVLSDAGASPTELGECAPRGAQTPAYTIFTSGSTGRPKGVTVPDVAFGNLLDDMARQVGLGPSSRLCAVTPLTFDIAEFELLGTLLAGAETALLDAATVHDLDRLAEAIRSFQPSHLQATPSLWRALAEEHPESIGGLRIVVGGEALPETLAEVLTAGAEQVFNSYGPTETTIWSTTCPLPAGHTGPVPIGRPIALTRALVLDAWLRPCPIGVVGDLYLSGIGLAHGYRGRPELTAVSFVPEPGGPGGARMYRTGDLAKFDAAGVLHYSGRSDFQVKIRGHRVELGEVEAALRAAPQVLEAVAHAHTGADGLRQLVGYVRAAVGVENVSAELLGQLRSALPEYMVPSHIVVLDAMPLTANGKIDRKALPAPEAPANSSSGAVSDGLTDLLQAEFAGALGVDRVGPDEDLFGLGGHSITAARLVSRLRRSTGFDITLDQVFANPTPRSLAAVYRGSAAVGGTALAVRRDGDLAPASRAQRRLWLLAQTGGAADAYHLPFLIRATGKLSVEAFAAALDDLRERHEILRTVIRLDPETGELEQRILANRDLPPTLRGAAAEGSAELRAAMGAGFDLETEAPIRGILVLDESGEPAAVAVTMHHVAVDATSVNRLLADLDAAYAARTAGVEPELGSARLRYLDLTADEDRDVTEGRWNPGLEFWAAELADAPSELALPFELPRPQVESHRGDIVSVTIPADLAAAAETLARRTGVTMFMLMQGALGVLYRNLGAGEDLPLGTATTARLDLAAEQTVGPFLNTVVLRTRVPGAASFSDVLRGVRRTDVACFAQQAVPFELVLERLAVERNADRHPVFQTYLGYTVEEPAPPAGELRLETLGSDTAKFDLSFEFVETRGTEPALRLHVEYATDLFTGRGAERLAARFVTVLEQLVQQPERPVRAASVMLPQDRVQLATALTGPETAAPQDVMLRFLEVAEAHRYAKAVIGPDGISLSYRQLAAQAGLLAEELLLQGVGSGDVVAVARETDAQSPACLLAIWAIGAVYLPLDCASPAARIATVLESAQPQAVLADARFRELLESALAAARSASRVVDLEALPAEPVLGDPLESLAALVGGQAIRPGQAAYLLFTSGSTGKPKGALIHRAGLANHLAAKVDTLALTPDDVVLANAALTFDISLWQLLCALMVGGATAVPPRSAVADPHALWGWAAQQRTTVLEIVPSLLGVAIEAESAGRPLPEIPDLRRLLLTGEALPADSVRAWLQGHPEDILVNAYGPTECSDDVTHAEFELGSNPGRTTAPIGTALQNTELLVLNDDLQPCPPGVRGELYVAGTGVGIGYLGRPGQTATTFVADPRGGGGRFYRTGDIVLLGEDGLEFKGRRDHQVKIRGHRIETAEIEAVAREIPSVLAAAVIAARRSAEHPLELFGYVSGQVAVDELTRVMADRLPVPMRPSAWTVLDRLPLTANGKVDLKSLVVPVPEASDQPFEGPRGDLETLVCAIFADVIGVPAVARHDDFFAIGGDSLRSVRVLTALAKAGHSLGLAQIFTHRTPAALAAWLGGAEIAEPDRDGVGSFPVPPEFLRQAQRAGGLEGFDQWIVLAAEEPVDGVRWAAACQAVTGRHDALRLRWDGSSETAEIVAASALGVPRHARGEAAENDAAERDAAETDAAEIGAADIGSSDIGSAVRAARADLAPLPGELMSTRIVPGPDRDHVVIAVHHLALDAASWEVLVPDLLAAYRSGPGAEVQWPSRPTTAYRSWAMGLADPEQPWTDESAYWQAVTAGLPPAPLADPAGGRSRTSKIPAATMERLTEAAESRGISLEPVLLASFCRAVGEARGELPAVVVEVESQGRIPLQPGTDVSGTMGWFTSAFPIRVPLCHEAGASADSARRQIEDSIASVIWARARVPRDGRGYAALLTGRSAEDRPGEAPYAFNYLGQAGAGSSLPGWSLSPRQEEWDEAVPAGLGFELSADALSENDGTLLVSWNWSPSRLPDDLAETVIGYFERWVETTVAALTLEPLPALAPTLPLRNEGEQHPLFVLHGGVGLAWPYMSLLPELPADLPVLGLQADFNRYGPHGEFGIRDLAAAYLHRIRSVQSHGPYRLLGWSFGGLVAHAVAEALEAIGETVEYLGILDAYPLLEAEAIPSEDWVLGQLLRLDTGDALAPKLAGAIRELDYAAIARAWKQHGGGLSDLGEEGLRRVVRVTRAHADMGQRFRPGQVNADIQLVVATLEAETPADPEQSWAAHTRGRVRAIPVPARHDDLLAPDEVRGYADALLAELKGPAHVAS